The segment GGTCACCAGCGGGGAACAGGCCCTGCAAGTTGTCGAGGAAGACGAGCCCGAAGTGATCCTTCTGGATCTGAAAATGCCCGAAATCCACGGCATGGACGTCCTCCGTATGATTCGTCAAGGCCACCCCCATGTGCCGGTGATCATCCTTTCCGGGACGGGAAATGAGGAAGATTTTCAAACCTGCCTGAACCACGGGGCCTTCGCCTGCCTGCAAAAACCCGTGGATTTCAAGGAACTCACCGAAACCATCCGGCGGGCTTACGCCACTCTGGACTCCACCCGCGAGCCCCGGACTCCCGGCGCCTGCTGCCCCAAGGAAATGTGACGCGCCGCTATCGTCCCTCGGCCAACAACTTGTGAATATTCTGAATCAGAACCTCAATTTTCAACGGCTTGAGCAGATACAACGCCCCCGCACGGGTTCCGGCCTGAAAGTCCCGCTCAGAGGTGTGACCGGTCAGAAAGACGCAACGCATTCGCGGATGCAAAACGTGGAGTTGGTCCCACAGTTCCAGGCCGCTCACGTGGGGCATCTTCACGTCCAGCACGGCCAGGTCGTAGTCATTTTCCCCGGCCATGCGCAGGGCCTGCTCCCCGGTGGTGGCGTAGTCCGCGATGATGCCCCGGATCGCCAGCCGTTCAGCCAAGGCGGAAACAAGCTCCAATTCATCATCCACAAGCAGAATTCGCACCTTCTTTCTCCTTTTGAGCATGAGCCACCGGCAGGGTTATCGTAAACGTAGTCCCCCGCCCCACCTCGCTTTGAACCTCAATCGTCCCGCCCAGCTTCTTGACCAGTCCGTAAGTGATGGACAGCCCCAACCCCGTGCCGTGTTTCGGCTTGGTGGAAAAGAAGGGTTCGAAGATCCGCTTCATGTTTTCCGGGGAAATGCCGCACCCGTTATCCGTGATGGCGATCCGGACCTCCGAAGGCTCGGGAACGCTCAGGACAATGGCGATCCTTCCTCCGTCCCGGACCGCGGCGAAAGCGTTGTTCACGATGTTCAGCAGCACCTGCTGCAACTGCCCCTTGTCCGTGACGACCTCCGGAACAATTTCCGGAACGTCCAGGCTGACCTCGATGGCCCGGTACTGGGCCTCCTTGTCCAGAAAGCCCAGGACGTCCCGGACCGTTTGGACCACGTCCACCCGCTCCAACTGTACGTCCACATGCCGGGCAAAGCCCAGCAGCCGATGGGTAATGGCGCTGCAGCGCTCCACGGACCCGAGGATGGACTCCACCAGCGACAGCAGTTTCTTGTCCTGACCGTATTTATCGGAAAAGGAAAAGAGATCCTTGATCAGACCGGCCTTTTCATTGATCACGGCCAACGGATTGTTGATCTCATGGGCCACTCCGGCGGCCAAACGACCAATGGAGGCCATCTTGTTGGTGTGCTCCATGTTGTGCAGGGCGATGGAACGTTTCATGTCCGCATCGTGAATCCGCCGCACCAGCATAGTGGCCGATGTCAGGATGACCGCAACGATACAGGTCACGCTTATCAACAGAAAACCAAGCATTTCCAGTCTCAACAGCCACCAGTTGCGCATCATTTCCTGCTGTTGCTTGACCACCATGAAAATAAACGGGGATTTTTCCACATAAACGTATCCTAGATAGGCCGGATTATTTCGTGTATCCTCGATCTCAAGAATGACCGGAACCTCCGAGTACGGAGGAACAGGATATGGAATCTCGTTCAACACATCGCCATGAGAAAAGCTGAGGGTTTGCAGAACGCCTTGTCGATTGACCAGGAACGCGTCCGTCGTGGCTCTCAAATTCAAGGACTGCACCAGATTGAAGAACTGTTCCGTGTCGATGGTCGCTCGAAGAATCATGATCGTGCCGTCGTAACAAATCCGCTTCACGGCGATCACGAAATGCGGCACGTCCCGAAACCCGAGGAAAACGTCGCTGATGAACACTCGTCGATCCATGACTTCGGTGAACCAATCCTGCTCGGAATAGTCCTTGCCCTTCAGATCGAACGGCCCGACATAGGCCAACTGTTTCCCGTGTCCGTCAATCAAACCGACATCCACGAATCCACCAAAAGACGCCTTCATATTGTGGTAGAGTTCATGGAGAAAAAAATCGTCGGATAATTCTTCGAACGAATGATCAGCCACGATGAATTCGAGCACTGCCTGACGTTGTTGCAGAAAAGACGCCAGACTCAGCTTGGTATTGGAAAGCAGGCTGTTGATCGGATAGACGAAATCCGCACGCATAGCTCTGCGGTTCAGGTTGTAGTCCATGAACGTGATCACCAGCAACGGAACCACGGATACCGTGGTCACCAGAAGCACCACCAGTTTCCAGATCCGTCGATAGTTGAACTTTTCTCCTTCGGTCCCGGGCTCCGGAGGATCGGCGGCGTCCCAGAACGTCGGCTTGAAGCGCTCCCACAGCGCGACGAGGGCGTTACGCGCCATTTTCATGCTCGCCCGGATGTGTTGTCCGGGGCTGTTCCTCTTCCCGGACGCGGGCCTGCTCCAGGAGTCGAGTCAAAACGTCGATATCCACCGGCTTTTGCAGGTAGGCGAAGGCTCCGGCGTCCAAACAGTTACGTTCATCTTCCTTGGAGCCGTGGCCGGTAAGAATGATCACCTGGATCTGGGGATGCGCGGCCTTGACCCGGCGCAGAACCTCCAAACCGTCTATTCCGGGCATTTTCAGGTCGAGGACCATCACATCCGGCTCGTCCTCTTCCACGAAGGCCAAGGCCTGCTCCCCGTCATACACCACCGCGGAGCCGATTTCCCGCATCAAGAGCCGCTCGGACAAGGTATGTACGAACTCTCGTTCGTCATCCACCAGCAACAGTTTTTTTCGTTGTTCGGGCTGATGTTGTCGATACATGGTCTTCTGGTAGAATTCCGGGCTCAGGTTGACGATCACTTCCCCGACTCCAGCAACTCCGGCAACGATGTCCCGCAGTTCCTCTTCCAGCTTGGAGAGCATGATCACGTTCTGGGTTATGAGCAGTTCAATCCGGTCGCCGACCGCCTTGACCTGGGCCGTGTGCCCTTCTTCGGCCAGGGCCAGTTCCACCGCGGCCTGAAGCTGAAAATCCGTGAGCGCCTTGCGGGACAAATCGTCGGGTTGGAGCAGATCCTTGCGGGAGTGCTCCACAATGGCGGCCGCGGCCTCTTCCACGCTTTTACGATCCATGGGCAGGACCAGGTCGTACAGGGTATGGTCCCAGGGCTCCTTGCGGAGCAGTTCCCCGGTCCAGACCGCCCGAACACGGTCGTCCCCGGTCACCCGTTCCCGGGCCAGGTCCATGGAAAGCCCCAGGTCGGCCATGGCCCGCTCCACCCGAAATCCGAAATCCGCGATCAGGCAGACGTGAAAGACGTGGTTCACGGACCGGGGCACCAGGTGAGCCAGGAAACCCGAACAAAGAACCTTGTCCAGTGCCAGATCCACCAGCTTGTCGGCCAGCGTCCGGCGGACCATGGTCAGATGACGTCGCTTTTCAACGGCAAAAAAAGCCCCGCTGCGCTTCCCCTGGAACAAGGACCGCTCCAGGGCCAGGGCCTGCACCCCGAACCGGGCCTGGGTCAGTTCCAGCAGCTTCGGATCGTCCAGCACCACCGCGCCGACCCGCTGGGCGACCAGCTCGACAATTTCTTTTTCGTGACAGAAGCTTCCGTAAAAAATACTGATGATGCCCATGGCCTCGCCTTATTGAGATTGGAGATCCAATGTCCGATTCAGGACGCAACGTCCATCCTGGACCATGCCCCCGATGTCCGCGCACAGCATGCCCCGATAATAGGACACCTGATCCGGATTGAGCATGATCATGTCCAATTGCCGGGTATGGATGGTCAGATAACCGAGAATCCGTAAAGCCGCCAATGTTTCCTCCAGGGGACGACCGCTGATCCGGGCGATGAGCATGTCCTCATGGGACTCGATTTCAAAGCCTTGCTCCTCCAGCACGGACGCGATGAACCGGGTGCGCATGACCCGACGCCGCAAGTCCGCGGCTCCCCCCTTGAACGAAAACCGGGCGTAGTTCTCGTAGGCCGGATCCCCCACCAAGGTCTCCACCGTGGAGAAATGAAAGCCCATCCTGGAGGTAAGGTTACAGAAATATTTGGAAATCATGAAGTAATTACGCTGGGAGTACTCCGAGGCCCCGTCCGAGTTGAGGTTCGGGTTGGAAGCGGCCTGCAGCATCACGGACATGAACCCCCTGCCGTCCACGGCCGGAGGCCCGGCCCAGGGCTTGGCCGTGATCCCTGTCCACAGCGCCAGCATGGGCAGGGACACGATATTGGAGATGTGCACATGCGGACCGGTCACCGGCTCCCGGAACCCGTCCTCCAGGTCCAACACCCACCACTGCATGGGCACGTCCACCACCAGTCGCTTGCCGGCCCGCCGGACCAGGGCCGTCTCCTGCCCAAAGGAGAACATCTCCCGGACGCTCATTTCATGGCAAAAGCGGGTGATGTCGTGCAGGGTGCGGCAATTCCCGGCCTTGAAATCCGGACCGTCCGGGTCGGTCAGGTTCAGCGGCGTGATCAGCCGGGCCACCTCCTTCAGGGTTTCATGGACCGGCGTCCCCTCCATCAGTCCCTTGCGAGGCCGCTGCTGGGCCAATAGCCGCTCCACCCGGCCTGAATGCACCCGGTGCATTTCGGCGTCCAGGGTGACCTCGTCTCCGGCCTTGAGTTTTTGCGTTGCCTCGGGAACGTTGAACAACGCCGGAACCCCGAACTCCCGGGCCACGTTGGCCAGATGCCCGGTGATCCCTCCGGTTTCGGTGATCACGGCCGCGGCCCGGGGCAGCAGCGTGGCCCAGCGAGGATGGGCCCGCACGGCAACCAGGACCGCGCCCGTTGGAAACCGCAGTATATCGTCATTGGCCCGGACCACGAAGACCGGCCCCGCGGCAATGCCGGGACTGGCCATATCTCCGCCTTGAAGCACCACGTCATCCGGCGCCGTTTCGCCGGTCGCATCTCCATTCGAGGCAACGACTTCCGCGCCCCCCTCTTGCGGCAGTTGCATCAACGGGCGGCACTGCACGATCACCAGACGGCCTTCTTCGTCCAGCACCCATTCCACGTCCACCGGCGTTTGAAACCCCTCTTCCAGTCGCCTGGTCGCCCGGGCCACCTGGGTGACCATGGCCCGATCCAGGGAAGGAAGGCGTCCCTCGTCCGGATCGAGGTCAACGCGGGTCACGCCTTCCTCGGGCAGACATTGAAATTTCTCCGTCTTCTCCGCCACCACTTCCTTCAATATCCGCTCCGGATCGGTCCGGGAGACGACCCACAGATCCGGAGTCACGCTGCCGTCCACCACGGCCTTGGGTAGGCCGGGCACGGCGTTAACCAACAGCGCGTCCGCACGAATGTCCGTCGGACTCCGGGAGTAGGCCACCCCACCGGCCCGGGCGTCCACCATGGCCATGCACCCCACGCACATGGGCACGTCCTCGTCCTTGATGCCCCGGTTCAAACGGTAGGAAATGGCGGTCACGGAATACTTTCCGGCCAAAATTTCCTTGAATGAAGCCAGCAGGTTGTTTGGATTGACGTTCAGCTCCGACCGATACTGGCCGGCGAAGGACGCTCCGGAAGCGTCCTCTCCAACGGCGCTGGAACGCAGGGAAACCTTGACTCCGGCGCGGGTTCGCGCCTCCAGCCGACCGTACGCCGCCTCGATGGTTCGCCGCAAATCCGCGGGAATCTCGGCGTTGATGATCGCCAACTGAATCTCCGAACTGACCCGGTACAAGGCTGAAGGGTCTTCCATTTCCGTGGACTGGAGGCGACGGTCGATCTCCTTTTGCAGCGTGGTGTGGACCATGAACCGCTCGTATCCGGTGGCGGTGACGACAAACCCGTGGGGAATGCGCAGGTCCGGGAAGCGCTTCAGAATTTCACCGAGATTGGCCATCTTGCCGCCCACGGCGTCGGCCATTTCCTTGTCCACCGCCTCCAGATCCAGGACGAAGTCCGTGACCGGACTGACACGGCGTCGCTCCAGAATCTCACGGATATCGGCGCGGATCTTCCGGAAGGCCGGCTCCAGATCCGCGTATCCGCCACCCGCCAGTTCCCGGAGGTTCTTGACGATGGAATAAACGTCCACGGTGACCGCGGTGCTCCGGGACCGGACAAAGACCATGCCGAAGCTGTGCATGCCATTCAGAGCCTGGTCCAACTCGGTCATCACCCGCAAGGCTTGGTTGTTGGCTTCCAAAAGCCGCTTGAAGGAATTGTACTTGCCCTTGAAAAGAGCGATCACCGCCGCGGCCTCGGCCTCGTCGATCGCCGGAGTCCGGCTGAACAGGCGTTTGATGCGGGTGAGCAGTGAGGGCATGGGGGGTGTTAGGATTCAACGGTTCACGGTTCTGGGGTTCAGCGGTTGCATGATGCAAAAACAAAACTCGTTGTTCAGGATTTAAAAAAAGGGAGTACTTGCCATCCAGAGAGATGAACGGCCAGGGGCCCACGGCAACCGTTGAACCGTGAACCCCTGAACCGTGAACCCGTCCCTTACACTTCCTTCTTCTTCCCGGCCTTCATCTTCATGCCGATCCCTTCGAACAAATACAGGATGGCCATGCCCCACCACAGGGTGTAGATGACGTAAAAGACCAGGCTGAAGGTCAGGATGCCCGCCTTGGAGCGGGCGCTTTCGGGAACAATGCCGTAAAAATTGTAGCCCACTTCCACGGACTTGGAAACCACCTCGGCCACGTGCTTGGCGTCCGCGAAGCGCTCCTGATGGTTCATCTCGTTTTCCAACCCCTTAAACAGCCGATACCAGACATACATCAGTTCCCGGGCTTCGTCCTCGCCGTAGCCGTACCGAGCCCCCACGTTCCGGCCGTCGTTGTGGAACATGTCCCGTGAATCCGTGATAGCGGCCTGGATCATCCGACCCAGGTCTCCTTCGACGTGTGCGGTGGCCCCATCCAGGGAGACTCCAACCCGCGCGGACTGAAGCATGGCCTGGGCCATCACGGCCCGACGTTCGTTGCCCGCATCCAGGCTGGCCTTGAAGGTTTTGCCCAGGAACGCTTCATTTTTCTCTTCCATCTGCTCCATGAAGTAAGCCGAGCCCTTGGAAATGGAGTTGAACAGGTTGTCCGCGGCGTGGAAGGCGTTGGTCTTGTCGTCCTCCAGGCCGGGAAACAACGGCGACCACATCAATCCGAAGATGAGGAAAAAACTGGCGGCCAAAAACAGCCCGGTGCTCAGTTCCTTTTTGTTGATCATGACTATTCCTCCCCTTTCAGGGTCTTCATGTTCGTGAAGAACATGTAGAAGACCCACGCGGCGAAGATGCCGATAATGATGAAGAACAAGACGTTGCCCGTGGCGCTGAGCGCCTTGCCCATGCCCTTGGAGATGTTCAGATAGCCCATGTCGCCCATCTTCTCCGGCAACACGAAGAGCCGGTTGATGAACCCGCCCAGGATGGTCGTGGCGTAAAAGCCGCGGATGTAGATGCCCTTGACCACCTTGGTGGTCATGGCCCCGATCTGGATGCCGATCAGGGAGCCCAGCAGCATGCCCATGGCCAGGGTGTAGAAAATGAACCCGTAGATGGCGTACTGGGCGATGGAGGCGTAGCCCGCCGTGAAGATGATCTGCAAAATGTCCGTGCCGATGGTGGTGAAGGAGGACACGCCCATCAGGTAGACGAAGATGGGGAAGGTCAGGAAGCCGCCGCCCACGCCCATGATCGCCGAGACGAAGCCGACCACCGCGCCGCAGATGGCCACGAACCAGGCTGAAAGCTGCTTGCCGCCGGGGACCAGATCCTGGTCAAAGGAGATCATCGGCGGGATCTTCATGGCCTGAATCTTCGCGGCCACCCCCGGCCCGCTGGGCGCTGAGCCGTGCGCCTCATGGCCGCCGCTACCGCCGTGGACGTCCACGATGTCCACCTTGCGCGCCCGCAGGAAGTCCAGCATGGCGTAGGAGCCCAGAAAGCCCAGCAGCACCACGAACATTACGCTGATGAACGTGTCGCTGAGGATCGGGTTGATTTCATACAACGTTCTGTTGACCACGCCGCCGCCGGTCACGCCAAAGCCCGCGCCCACCAGAAAGGCCACGGCCAGGGCCACGGAGACGTTGCCCAGCTTCCTGTGGATCACGGTGCCCATGATCGCCTTGGCGAAGATGTGGAACAGGTCCGTGCCGACTGCAAGGATGCCCTTGATCCCGGCGCTCATCAGGGCCGGGGTGATAATAAAGCCGCCGCCGGCCCCGATGCATCCGGTGATCAGTCCGGCGAACATGCCGATCAAGATCGAAATGTAAAAAATAAAGGGGGAATAGAAGCTGGGCATGTAGGAATACTTCCCGCCCAGCATTTCCGGCAGGTCCGCATGGGAAAGGCCCATGCCGACGGCACAGGGAATAAGCAGGAGCATCAGAATGAACATCCGCTTCCTGCTCCTGAGAATGTTCATGGACGTATCATAGTCCCACTTGGCGTATTGGACCGCCCCGAGGTGCATCATGGCGGCCAGATTTCTGAAAAATCGCATTTTTGGATTCCTCCAGGGAAGAAGTTCTTATGAGGTGGACGATCCCCGAACAGAGCGAGCGTGTTGGCTATCCTTGTCTTGCCTCACCCCCTTTGTCTCGGCTCCGGATCGCTTCGGAGACCTTGTCCAGCAGTTCATCGATGGGACAGGGCTTCATCATGTAGTCGAACGCCCCGAGTTTCATGCCCTCATCCGCGGTTTCCAGCGTGGCGTGCCCGGTGAGCATGATCACGGGAACCTCGGAATTGATGCGCTTCAACTCCCGCAACGTGGACACTCCGTCCATGCCCGGCATGCTCACGTCCAATACCACGGCGTCAAAATGCCCGGCCCGCATGGCTTCCAACGCCTTCTCCCCGGATTCCACGCCTTCGGCCGCGATGCCGCGCAGCCGCAGCCGCGTGATGACGGTCTCCAGGAAGGACAGTTCGTCGTCGATCAAGAGAATGTGCATGACGCCTCCTCGGGTTTGCTCAGCGCGGTTCCAACATCTTGCGGCAGGAGTCCATGATCTCGACGTAAAAGGACTCCACGGGATAAAGGTTGAACAGCTTGAACCGAATAATGCCCACCACCATGGCGAAAAGAATGACCGCGGTGCGAAACGGCTTGCATTCCCGGATGGTGCCGTCCCCCTGACCCTTTTCAATGCCTTCGATGAACAATTCCAGGAAGCTGTTGTAGATTTCCTCGATGCACTTGCGGCAGTCCGGATTCACGGAGGCGAGTTGGTAGGGGTAGTTGCGAAAAAGAAGCAGAAATTCAAACTCCATGGTTTCCGAGAGCGTAAAAAACAGGTGCACCGCGTGCTCCACCAGTTCCATGCCGGTCCCCTGCTTTTCGATGTTCTCCGAAACTTCCCGAAGAATATCCTTCTTCACCTTGATCAGCAGTTCGATCAGGATGCCTTCCTTGTTCTTGAAGTGGTGAAAAATTGTTCCCTCGGCGGCCCCGCTGAGCTTGGAGAGATCGGCGATGGAGGTATCCTTGAATCCGCGCTCGGCGAACAGCTTTGACGCCGCGTTCAGGATTTCGATGCGATAGGACACGGTGAACTCCTTGATTTGATAAATTTAGAACAAGCTCCCGAGTGAGTACTCGGTCAGTTCGATTCGGCCTTATCGATTTCAAAAAAATATGTCAAGCATCAATACCCACCGAGCGGATGCCCTAAGAAAACTTCTCTCGAGCGGCCGACATCAGCGGCGTTCCGTCGGCTTGTCGAAACCATCGCCCAAAGGTAAAGGACTGGCTGGCTCAGCCGAGCAATCAACCTTTCCCCCAATCTCCCCAGGCCCTTCGGGCCATTGGAAACCGCCCATGAAACGCAAGAGTTCCAACCCAAGCAGCATTGCCAAGCCCCAAAAAATCATGGTCGTCCTGCATGAGGACGACGTGGCTCCCCGGTTCGACCTGGCCCTGGGATTGTTCATCGCCGAGTTCGCTCCCGACGGAAGTAAAATCATGGAAAAAACCCTTGTCCTACCGCATCCGTCGGCAGAGGACCTTTGCCGCCTGATTCTCACCGAAAAGATCACCGTGCTCATCTGTGGCGGAATCGAACAGGAATACTTCGACTACCTGACCTGGAAAGAAGTCCGGGTCATCGATTCCGTCATCGGCGACTACCAATGGGCCGTGCGCCGTTGGCTGGAGAACCACCTCCAGCCCGGCGACATTCAGCGTCCAGCCTGACACCAGTCCCCTCATCACCATCCCATCCGATTCAAAATGATTCAACCAGAAACACTCTGGCTGATTCATCTTGCTCCAAAATGAAACTACCCGACCAGCTTTCTTTCTCATCTTGTTGATATCATTGATTGTTAATTCTGGCACATGATTTGCTCAACTCCTCGTATTCCGGGTCACGGCCAAGCACTTCCGGGGACGTCCATCCAGGAGATCCACACTCGCGAGGCCGTTGTTCGGCCTCGATTCAGGAGTCGTCGGTCAAAGGAGAATCAATGTGCCTACTTGTCATCGAGACCGATCATCTCGTTCGCGACAATCTGACCCACCACCTGCGCCAGCGGGGTTTCACGGTGCGTACGGGGCAAAACAGAGCGAGCGTTGCGCGCATTCTGGAAGAGTGCGTCGTCGAGGTGGCCCTGCTCGGCCTGGAGGGAGTCGGACGCGAGGGACTAGAGTTCCTGCGGGATATCCGCGCGGCAAGTCCCATGACCAGGGTCATCCTGATGACGCCCCCGGACTGTCTGCACTACGCCATCGAGGGCATGAAAATGGGCGCTTTTGACGATGTCCCGGTACCGTACGACATCGACCTGCTCTGCGCGAAGATCCGGCGGGCCGCTTCGCAAGGAGCCAGACGCACAAAACCTCCCTGATTTCGGAAAAGCGGCTAAGTAATGCGATCAATTCCGCGTTCATCGCGGGCGACCGAGATGCAAAACCACGCAACCCGCCGTAACGCCGAGGCGTGAACGACGATGTAACCAAGGAGGAAAACCGAGTGAACACCACATTTACCATTCGCGAACTGATGCGTCCGGTGGAGCAATTTCCACGCATTTCCGACCGGTCTTTTTTTCATGAAGCCATGCTGGCCCTGCAAAAAGCCGACGAGGCGTTTCAATCCGGAAATGCCAGGCAGCGCATCCTGCTGGTGGAAGACGAAGCGGGAAGGATCATCGGCAAGGTCACCCCCATGGACGTGGTCCGGGGACTGGAGCCCAAGTACGACAGGGTCGACAGTTTCAGCGACGACATCCGCTACGGCGTGCCCCAGGTCGTTCAGTCCATGAAGGAGGAACTGCGCCACTGGCAGGAACCGCTTGACGATCTGTGCCGCAAGGCCGCGGAAGTCCGGGTGGCAGCCTTCATGAACAAACCGGAGCCGAACCAGATTGTGAACATCGACGAGAAGATGGACAACATCCTGCACACCTTCGTCACCTCTCGCCGCAATTCCTTGTTCGTCGCGGAAAACAACGCCATCATCGGCCTGTTGCGCTTTTCCGACCTCTATGCGGCCATCCGCGAGGTCGTCCAGGCCTGTGGACTCAAGGCGTCCGCGGCATAACCACTCGTGCCGCGACGATGTCACCGGCGGAAGTTCAAAACACAACCAATCCCTCATTTCTTAAGGAGCAAGAGCCGTGAGCACCATACAGGCAACACCATCCAAGATCGATTTCAAACGGCTGTTTTTTCTCTTTCTCGGCCTGTTTCTGTTTACCGTGGTCTACTACGCCCCGCCCTGGCCCGACGCCATGGACCCCATGGGCAAATCCTTTGTTCTGTCCAAGGAAGGCAAAGCTGCTATAGCCCTGTTCCTTCTGGCCGGAACCTGGTGGGTGTTCGAGGTTCTGCCCATCGGCGTAACCGGGCTGACCATCGGCGTGGTCCAGGCCCTGTTCTTCATCCGCCCGGCCAGCGCGGCGTTCAAGGATTTCATGGACCCCGCGGTGCTGTTCATTTTCGGCTCCCTGGTCATCGGGATGGTCTTCACCAAGGTGGGCATCACCAAGCGCATGGCCTATAAAATGCTTTCCATCGTGGGCGAGCGGACCTCCATGATCTACCTGGGCTGTTTCGTGGTCACGGCCCTGCTGACCCATGTCATGGCCCACACAGCGGTGGCCGCCACCATGTATCCACTGCTGCTGTCCATCTACGCCCTGTACGGCGAAGGGGACAAACCCACCAAGTTCGGCAAGGGCCTGTTCATCGGCATGGCCTTCATCGCCGGCGCGGGCAGCATCATCACTCTGCTCGGCGCGGCCCGGGGCATCGTGGCTCTGGGGTTTTACAACGAGATCACCGGAAACGAGATCACCTTCTTTGAGCTGACCTACTACATGGCCCCGGTGGGCTGGCTGATGGTCTTCACGCTCTGGGGCCTGATCATGGTCCTCTTCAAGCCGGAAAAATCCAGCATTGTCGGCCTGCGGGAAAAGGCCAGGCAGCTCAGCCGAGAAATGGGACCAATCACGCGCAATGAAATCATCTCCGGGTCCATCATTCTCTCAGTCATCGTCTTTCTGTCCCTGCAGTCCTTCATCCCGGTCCTGGGCCAGTTCAACAAGGCCGCGGTGCTGCTGGTCTCCACGGTCCTGTTCTTCATCCTGAAGATTCTGGACATCAAGGATCTGGAAGACATCCCCTGGAACATCGTCCTGCTCTTCTCGGGGGCCATGAGCATGGGTTTCTGCCTGTGGCAAACCGGGGCCGCCGAATGGCTGGCCATCAACTGGCTGGGCTTCTTCCAGAACGCCCACTGGTTCATCTTTATCCTGGCCATGGCCTTCTTCGTGATGGTCATGACCAACTTCATCATGAACGTGGCCGCCATCGCCATTTCCATGCCCGTGGCCCTGGTGGTCGCGCCATATCTGGGTATGGCCCCGGAGGTCGTCGTCTTCGCGTGCCTGATCACAGCGGGCATGCCTTTCCTGCTCCTGGTGGGCGCGGCGCCCAATGCCATTGCCTACAACTCCAAGCAGTTCACCAGCGGCGAGTTCTTCGCCGCCGGAATCCCGGCCTCCATCCTGCTCATGGCCCTGGTGGCCCTGGCCGTACTGCTGATCTGGCCGTTGCTGGGCATGCCGGTACTGCTCGCCCAATAGTCGTCCAATAGTCCCTCAATCCGCGTCCCCCGGTCCGAAAAACGGACCGGGGGACCACCTATTTCTCCCTATTCCCGCCCCTCGCGCCGACTTTCAACCGAGCGCTCCCCTTCAGATTTGACTCTCTCAAGCCACCTTGATTTACGTGAAAAAAGAAACTATCGGAGAATGTCTCGAAATGAGACTAGCCTTGGGTTGACAATTCGGCACGGCTTTTCGAGGCGAAACAAAATGAAACATCGCAAGTCGAGCCGAATGCGACGGACGCTCATAGCAAGTTGAAGCAGCCATATGAGCGAT is part of the Desulfonatronum sp. SC1 genome and harbors:
- a CDS encoding response regulator, with protein sequence MGIISIFYGSFCHEKEIVELVAQRVGAVVLDDPKLLELTQARFGVQALALERSLFQGKRSGAFFAVEKRRHLTMVRRTLADKLVDLALDKVLCSGFLAHLVPRSVNHVFHVCLIADFGFRVERAMADLGLSMDLARERVTGDDRVRAVWTGELLRKEPWDHTLYDLVLPMDRKSVEEAAAAIVEHSRKDLLQPDDLSRKALTDFQLQAAVELALAEEGHTAQVKAVGDRIELLITQNVIMLSKLEEELRDIVAGVAGVGEVIVNLSPEFYQKTMYRQHQPEQRKKLLLVDDEREFVHTLSERLLMREIGSAVVYDGEQALAFVEEDEPDVMVLDLKMPGIDGLEVLRRVKAAHPQIQVIILTGHGSKEDERNCLDAGAFAYLQKPVDIDVLTRLLEQARVREEEQPRTTHPGEHENGA
- a CDS encoding response regulator, producing the protein MRILLVDDELELVSALAERLAIRGIIADYATTGEQALRMAGENDYDLAVLDVKMPHVSGLELWDQLHVLHPRMRCVFLTGHTSERDFQAGTRAGALYLLKPLKIEVLIQNIHKLLAEGR
- a CDS encoding PAS domain-containing sensor histidine kinase yields the protein MARNALVALWERFKPTFWDAADPPEPGTEGEKFNYRRIWKLVVLLVTTVSVVPLLVITFMDYNLNRRAMRADFVYPINSLLSNTKLSLASFLQQRQAVLEFIVADHSFEELSDDFFLHELYHNMKASFGGFVDVGLIDGHGKQLAYVGPFDLKGKDYSEQDWFTEVMDRRVFISDVFLGFRDVPHFVIAVKRICYDGTIMILRATIDTEQFFNLVQSLNLRATTDAFLVNRQGVLQTLSFSHGDVLNEIPYPVPPYSEVPVILEIEDTRNNPAYLGYVYVEKSPFIFMVVKQQQEMMRNWWLLRLEMLGFLLISVTCIVAVILTSATMLVRRIHDADMKRSIALHNMEHTNKMASIGRLAAGVAHEINNPLAVINEKAGLIKDLFSFSDKYGQDKKLLSLVESILGSVERCSAITHRLLGFARHVDVQLERVDVVQTVRDVLGFLDKEAQYRAIEVSLDVPEIVPEVVTDKGQLQQVLLNIVNNAFAAVRDGGRIAIVLSVPEPSEVRIAITDNGCGISPENMKRIFEPFFSTKPKHGTGLGLSITYGLVKKLGGTIEVQSEVGRGTTFTITLPVAHAQKEKEGANSACG
- a CDS encoding PEP/pyruvate-binding domain-containing protein; amino-acid sequence: MPSLLTRIKRLFSRTPAIDEAEAAAVIALFKGKYNSFKRLLEANNQALRVMTELDQALNGMHSFGMVFVRSRSTAVTVDVYSIVKNLRELAGGGYADLEPAFRKIRADIREILERRRVSPVTDFVLDLEAVDKEMADAVGGKMANLGEILKRFPDLRIPHGFVVTATGYERFMVHTTLQKEIDRRLQSTEMEDPSALYRVSSEIQLAIINAEIPADLRRTIEAAYGRLEARTRAGVKVSLRSSAVGEDASGASFAGQYRSELNVNPNNLLASFKEILAGKYSVTAISYRLNRGIKDEDVPMCVGCMAMVDARAGGVAYSRSPTDIRADALLVNAVPGLPKAVVDGSVTPDLWVVSRTDPERILKEVVAEKTEKFQCLPEEGVTRVDLDPDEGRLPSLDRAMVTQVARATRRLEEGFQTPVDVEWVLDEEGRLVIVQCRPLMQLPQEGGAEVVASNGDATGETAPDDVVLQGGDMASPGIAAGPVFVVRANDDILRFPTGAVLVAVRAHPRWATLLPRAAAVITETGGITGHLANVAREFGVPALFNVPEATQKLKAGDEVTLDAEMHRVHSGRVERLLAQQRPRKGLMEGTPVHETLKEVARLITPLNLTDPDGPDFKAGNCRTLHDITRFCHEMSVREMFSFGQETALVRRAGKRLVVDVPMQWWVLDLEDGFREPVTGPHVHISNIVSLPMLALWTGITAKPWAGPPAVDGRGFMSVMLQAASNPNLNSDGASEYSQRNYFMISKYFCNLTSRMGFHFSTVETLVGDPAYENYARFSFKGGAADLRRRVMRTRFIASVLEEQGFEIESHEDMLIARISGRPLEETLAALRILGYLTIHTRQLDMIMLNPDQVSYYRGMLCADIGGMVQDGRCVLNRTLDLQSQ
- a CDS encoding sulfite exporter TauE/SafE family protein, translated to MRFFRNLAAMMHLGAVQYAKWDYDTSMNILRSRKRMFILMLLLIPCAVGMGLSHADLPEMLGGKYSYMPSFYSPFIFYISILIGMFAGLITGCIGAGGGFIITPALMSAGIKGILAVGTDLFHIFAKAIMGTVIHRKLGNVSVALAVAFLVGAGFGVTGGGVVNRTLYEINPILSDTFISVMFVVLLGFLGSYAMLDFLRARKVDIVDVHGGSGGHEAHGSAPSGPGVAAKIQAMKIPPMISFDQDLVPGGKQLSAWFVAICGAVVGFVSAIMGVGGGFLTFPIFVYLMGVSSFTTIGTDILQIIFTAGYASIAQYAIYGFIFYTLAMGMLLGSLIGIQIGAMTTKVVKGIYIRGFYATTILGGFINRLFVLPEKMGDMGYLNISKGMGKALSATGNVLFFIIIGIFAAWVFYMFFTNMKTLKGEE